One window from the genome of Musa acuminata AAA Group cultivar baxijiao chromosome BXJ1-4, Cavendish_Baxijiao_AAA, whole genome shotgun sequence encodes:
- the LOC135586770 gene encoding uncharacterized protein LOC135586770 isoform X2 — protein MMEADDNTNFEYGGGFPQSFSNRDAVCLPGTVNRAMGMPSGRGMCSSGSSMAGMFLPANAGTLNNTSPVTPQSGNSSGNAILNHEYPPESASTSAVNWSNDEVLVLRRGLEEYADKPSLTKYINIAGMLPNKTARDIALRCHWMMPEKMVNSSSVSSMNYVQPDNVTHNAPTMLDVHHAYPTESETQRCLAENVKLLNLIMANFEMNKVEDNVNLLYYVRKNIVTILNSFSGASSVMSRMPPLCMSIGEDLFQLLLVLVNLVHALGGSHRKEEQRRG, from the exons ATGATGGAGGCAGATGATAACACGAACTTTGAGTATGGAGGAGGCTTTCCGCAATCTTTTAGCAATCGAGATGCAGTTTGCTTGCCGGGCACCGTCAACAGAGCAATGGGGATGCCGTCGGGGCGAGGAATGTGCAGTTCTGGTAGCAGTATGGCAGGGATGTTCTTGCCTGCGAACGCCGGAACTCTAAATAATACCTCCCCGGTGACGCCGCAGTCGGGTAATTCTTCAGGAAATGCCATTCTTAACCATGAATACCCACCCGAGAGTGCTTCAACCTCGGCTGTTAATTGGTCTAACGATGAAGTGCTTGTGTTGAGGCGGGGTCTTGaaga ATATGCCGATAAGCCTAGCTTAACGAAGTACATCAATATAGCAGGTATGCTGCCCAACAAGACAGCAAGGGACATTGCATTAAGGTGCCACTGGATGATGCCT GAAAAGATGGTGAATTCTTCTTCAGTGTCAAGTATGAATTATGTTCAACCAGACAATGTAACTCACAATGCTCCGACAATGCTTGATGTGCACCATG CCTATCCAACAGAAAGTGAAACTCAGCGTTGCCTAGCTGAGAATGTTAAACTTCTCAACCTGATTATGGCTAACTTTGAAATGAATAAG GTAGAAGATAATGTCAATCTATTATATTATGTAAGAAAGAACATAGTTACCATTCTAAATAG CTTCAGTGGTGCATCAAGCGTTATGAGTCGGATGCCTCCATTATGCATGTCAATCGGTGAAGATCTTTTCCAACTCTTGCTTGTCCTTGTCAATCTG GTTCATGCCCTTGGTGGCAGTCACCGAAAGGAAGAGCAAAGACGAGGTTGA
- the LOC135586770 gene encoding uncharacterized protein LOC135586770 isoform X1, producing the protein MMEADDNTNFEYGGGFPQSFSNRDAVCLPGTVNRAMGMPSGRGMCSSGSSMAGMFLPANAGTLNNTSPVTPQSGNSSGNAILNHEYPPESASTSAVNWSNDEVLVLRRGLEEYADKPSLTKYINIAGMLPNKTARDIALRCHWMMPEKMVNSSSVSSMNYVQPDNVTHNAPTMLDVHHGNQVSCEAYPTESETQRCLAENVKLLNLIMANFEMNKVEDNVNLLYYVRKNIVTILNSFSGASSVMSRMPPLCMSIGEDLFQLLLVLVNLVHALGGSHRKEEQRRG; encoded by the exons ATGATGGAGGCAGATGATAACACGAACTTTGAGTATGGAGGAGGCTTTCCGCAATCTTTTAGCAATCGAGATGCAGTTTGCTTGCCGGGCACCGTCAACAGAGCAATGGGGATGCCGTCGGGGCGAGGAATGTGCAGTTCTGGTAGCAGTATGGCAGGGATGTTCTTGCCTGCGAACGCCGGAACTCTAAATAATACCTCCCCGGTGACGCCGCAGTCGGGTAATTCTTCAGGAAATGCCATTCTTAACCATGAATACCCACCCGAGAGTGCTTCAACCTCGGCTGTTAATTGGTCTAACGATGAAGTGCTTGTGTTGAGGCGGGGTCTTGaaga ATATGCCGATAAGCCTAGCTTAACGAAGTACATCAATATAGCAGGTATGCTGCCCAACAAGACAGCAAGGGACATTGCATTAAGGTGCCACTGGATGATGCCT GAAAAGATGGTGAATTCTTCTTCAGTGTCAAGTATGAATTATGTTCAACCAGACAATGTAACTCACAATGCTCCGACAATGCTTGATGTGCACCATGGTAATCAAGTTTCATGTGAAG CCTATCCAACAGAAAGTGAAACTCAGCGTTGCCTAGCTGAGAATGTTAAACTTCTCAACCTGATTATGGCTAACTTTGAAATGAATAAG GTAGAAGATAATGTCAATCTATTATATTATGTAAGAAAGAACATAGTTACCATTCTAAATAG CTTCAGTGGTGCATCAAGCGTTATGAGTCGGATGCCTCCATTATGCATGTCAATCGGTGAAGATCTTTTCCAACTCTTGCTTGTCCTTGTCAATCTG GTTCATGCCCTTGGTGGCAGTCACCGAAAGGAAGAGCAAAGACGAGGTTGA
- the LOC135653315 gene encoding basic transcription factor 3-like, protein MPLDSSSLPSNPTRYILIRPKPLHSNRTLILNSSFFLPALPQPLLIAPSRSFALFVFPIMNREKLMKMAGAVRTGGKGSMRRKKKAVHKTPTTDDKRLQSTLKRIGVNTIPAIEEVNIFKDDIVIQFPNPKVQASIAANTWVVSGSPQTKKLQDLLPAIINQLGPDNLENLRKLAEQFQKQAPAASAATGEEDDDDVPELVPGETFEEAAEEKQAS, encoded by the exons ATGCCTCTTGACTCGAGCTCTCTTCCATCCAACCCTACGCGCTATATCCTTATCCGTCCGAAACCATTACACTCAAATCGAACCCTCATTCTCAATTCCTCTTTCTTCCTCCCTGCCCTTCCGCAGCCGCTTCTCATCGCACCGTCTCGTAGTTTCGCCCTCTTCGTCTTCCCCATC ATGAACCGAGAAAAACTCATGAAGATGGCAGGTGCAGTCCGCACTGGTGGAAAAGGCAGTATGCGCAG GAAGAAGAAGGCAGTTCACAAGACCCCAACTACAGATGACAAAAGGCTTCAAAGCACTCTGAAAAGAATTGGGGTGAACACTATCCCTGCTATAGAAGAAGTCAATATTTTTAAAGATGACATTGTCATCCAGTTTCCTAATCCAAAAG TGCAAGCTTCAATTGCAGCCAATACATGGGTGGTCAGCGGTTCTCCCCAGACTAAAA AACTTCAAGATTTGCTACCTGCAATCATCAACCAACTAG GCCCTGATAACTTAGAGAACTTGAGGAAGCTTGCAGAACAGTTCCAGAAACAAGCACCAGCTGCTTCTGCTGCTACGggtgaagaagatgatgatgatgtcccAGAGCTGGTGCCTGGAGAGACATTTGAAGAGGCTGCAGAGGAAAAACAAGCTTCATAA
- the LOC135653332 gene encoding phytosulfokine receptor 1-like — MRRGGDEFVCVLMQRLVLLCFFILFRAELTNSQNQSCNSGDLNALRGFYRGLKSEAIGWSIDASSSDCCSWDGVSCGDSFDSGRRVIGLDLQNKSLKGSLSDSLAELDHLSWLNLSSNVLHGTVPSGLFNLSRLKRLDLSVNKISGSIPADLHLPSIEFFNVSYNAFGGAHPNLAGLTKMVVFDISFNEFSGTIDTTICNSSAGIQVLRFSMNFFSGEFPLGFGNCASLEELSIDINAVSGTLPEDLFKLPFLRRLHLQENQLSGSLSSRIGNLSNLELLDLSFNWFSGRIPNIFSRLRKLEYFSLQSNSFSGHLPYSLSNLSPLRTLNLKNNSLFGEITLNCTAMNHLGSLDLGSNLFAGSVPSDLSDCVELKTLNLARNNLVGEIPVSFKKLTSLSYLSLSNNSLSNISSALTILQEIQSLTGLVLTRNFQDSERIPTDGIRGFPNIQLLAIANCGLSGSIPPWLSGFTKLNVLDLSWNHLEGIIPAWIGHLDHLFYLDLSNNSLGGEIPDSLAQMKGLISGSASQPGPPTEDFPFFVRKNISGKGLQYNQVSSFPPSLILCQNRLVGPILPGFGNLKRLLALDLSRNRLSGTIPEELSGMASLETLDLSRNDLTGSIPSSLNKLNFLSSFRVAYNNLSGPIPVGGQFSTFSSSDFEGNPGLCGFHLNPCDAGGHGVSARSVSRRRRNRGVIIGLASGIGLGTSFLVAFAYFLVSRTRHGRQEDSLRVAADSNGGPEAAGSRLVLLFQNMNSSELTIGDILKSTNHFDQSNIIGCGGFGLVYKATLPDERKVAIKRLSGDYFQMEREFQAEIETLSRAQHRNLVLLQGYCKIGSDRLLIYSYMQNGSLDFWLHEKPDGGSILDWEKRLRIAQGAARGLAYLHQSCDPHILHRDIKSSNILLDDNFEAHLADFGLARLILPSDTHVTTDLVGTLGYIPPEYGQSSVATFKGDVYSFGVVLLELLTGKRPVDMCKPKGERELISWVLQMKKEKREAEVFDPHVFDRMLSLQLMKVLQIAGLCLSDSPRSRPPSKQLVSWLDNIGTD; from the coding sequence ATGAGGAGGGGAGGAGACGAGTTTGTCTGTGTTTTGATGCAAAGATTAGTGCTTTTGTGCTTCTTCATCTTATTCCGAGCTGAGCTCACCAATTCCCAGAACCAGAGCTGCAACTCCGGCGACCTGAATGCCCTGCGGGGCTTCTACAGGGGTCTGAAATCAGAGGCGATAGGTTGGAGCATCGATGCCTCTTCTTCCGATTGCTGCAGCTGGGACGGCGTTTCTTGCGGGGATTCCTTCGACTCGGGACGGAGGGTGATTGGGTTGGATCTCCAGAACAAGAGCCTGAAGGGATCCCTGTCTGATTCCTTGGCAGAGTTGGATCACCTCTCATGGCTTAACCTCTCTTCTAATGTTCTTCATGGCACTGTTCCATCAGGGCTGTTTAACCTCAGCCGATTGAAGCGCCTTGATCTCAGCGTGAACAAGATTTCCGGATCGATTCCGGCGGACTTGCACCTTCCCTCGATCGAGTTCTTCAACGTCTCTTACAATGCTTTCGGTGGCGCTCATCCGAATCTTGCTGGGTTGACGAAGATGGTGGTGTTCGATATCAGCTTCAATGAGTTCTCTGGCACCATTGACACTACCATCTGCAATTCTTCAGCTGGAATCCAAGTCCTTCGGTTCTCCATGAACTTTTTCTCTGGTGAATTTCCTCTCGGCTTCGGTAACTGTGCTTCCCTTGAAGAGCTCTCCATTGATATCAATGCTGTGTCTGGGACTTTGCCGGAAGATTTGTTCAAGCTGCCATTTTTGAGGAGGTTACACTTACAGGAGAACCAGCTCTCTGGTTCACTGAGCTCAAGAATAGGTAATCTCTCTAACCTTGAGCTACTGGACCTCTCGTTCAATTGGTTCTCAGGAAGGATCCCCAACATCTTCAGTAGATTGAGAAAGCTCGAGTATTTCTCTCTTCAGTCAAACAGTTTCAGTGGTCATCTTCCTTACTCCCTGTCGAACTTGTCGCCACTTAGAACGCTCAACCTGAAGAACAATTCGCTGTTCGGTGAGATCACTCTGAATTGCACGGCCATGAATCATCTCGGCTCACTCGATCTCGGCTCGAATCTGTTCGCCGGCTCTGTTCCTTCTGATCTTTCTGATTGTGTGGAGCTGAAGACTTTGAATCTCGCCAGGAACAATCTCGTCGGCGAAATTCCAGTCAGCTTCAAGAAGCTCACTTCGCTATCCTACCTCTCACTCTCCAACAACAGCTTGTCCAACATATCTTCTGCATTGACGATCCTGCAGGAAATCCAAAGCCTCACCGGTTTGGTACTCACCAGGAATTTCCAGGACAGCGAGAGGATTCCCACGGATGGGATTCGGGGGTTTCCCAACATCCAGCTTCTTGCTATCGCAAACTGCGGCCTTTCCGGATCGATACCACCATGGTTGTCTGGTTTCACCAAGCTCAATGTGCTGGACTTGTCATGGAATCATTTGGAAGGGATCATTCCTGCATGGATAGGACATCTTGATCATCTTTTCTATCTGGACCTGTCGAACAATTCGCTGGGGGGAGAGATTCCCGATAGCTTGGCGCAGATGAAGGGCCTGATCTCTGGCAGCGCCTCGCAGCCTGGACCTCCAACAGAGGACTTCCCTTTCTTCGTCAGAAAGAACATTAGCGGGAAGGGTTTGCAGTACAATCAAGTCAGCAGCTTCCCACCATCTTTGATCCTGTGCCAGAACAGGCTTGTTGGGCCAATCTTGCCCGGGTTCGGGAACCTAAAAAGGCTACTTGCTTTGGATCTCAGCAGGAACAGGCTATCAGGGACGATTCCGGAGGAGTTGTCGGGGATGGCGAGCTTGGAGACTCTGGATTTGTCGCGCAATGATCTCACTGGAAGCATTCCTTCCTCGCTCAACAAGCTCAACTTTCTGTCAAGTTTCAGGGTGGCCTACAATAATTTGTCCGGCCCGATCCCTGTCGGAGGGCAGTTCTCGACCTTCTCGAGCTCTGATTTCGAGGGGAATCCCGGTCTCTGTGGCTTTCACTTGAATCCATGTGATGCGGGAGGACATGGAGTTTCTGCACGGAGTGTTAGCCGAAGGCGAAGGAACAGAGGTGTGATCATAGGACTGGCCTCCGGCATTGGACTCGGCACGTCGTTCCTTGTCGCTTTCGCTTACTTTCTCGTGTCGAGGACTCGCCATGGTCGACAGGAAGACAGCTTGAGGGTGGCGGCGGATTCGAACGGGGGTCCAGAAGCGGCGGGGTCGAGATTGGTGCTTCTGTTTCAGAACATGAACAGCAGTGAGCTAACCATCGGCGACATCTTGAAATCCACCAACCACTTCGACCAATCCAATATCATCGGGTGTGGAGGCTTCGGCCTGGTGTACAAGGCAACTCTACCAGATGAGAGAAAGGTGGCGATCAAGCGGCTTTCCGGCGACTACTTCCAGATGGAGAGGGAGTTCCAGGCCGAGATAGAAACGCTCTCTCGAGCTCAGCACAGAAACCTTGTGCTGCTTCAAGGATACTGCAAGATCGGCAGCGACAGGCTTCTGATCTACTCCTACATGCAAAATGGGAGCTTGGATTTCTGGCTGCATGAGAAACCCGACGGGGGATCGATACTGGACTGGGAGAAGCGGCTTCGGATAGCTCAAGGAGCAGCAAGGGGATTGGCATACCTGCACCAATCATGCGACCCACACATACTCCACCGTGACATCAAGTCCAGCAACATCCTGCTCGACGACAACTTCGAAGCTCATCTGGCTGATTTCGGGCTTGCGAGGCTCATCTTGCCCTCCGACACCCATGTCACGACCGACTTGGTTGGGACACTAGGCTACATTCCTCCCGAGTACGGCCAGTCCTCGGTTGCTACTTTCAAGGGCGATGTCTACAGCTTTGGGGTTGTTCTGCTGGAGCTGCTCACCGGGAAGAGGCCAGTGGATATGTGCAAACCAAAGGGAGAGAGGGAGCTGATCTCGTGGGTGCTTCagatgaagaaggagaagagggaggcCGAGGTGTTTGACCCACACGTATTCGATAGAATGCTTAGCCTGCAGCTGATGAAGGTGCTTCAGATTGCTGGTCTTTGCCTGAGCGACTCTCCTAGGTCCAGACCGCCGTCGAAACAGCTAGTTTCATGGCTCGATAACATCGGCACAGATTGA
- the LOC135653321 gene encoding uncharacterized protein LOC135653321 isoform X1, giving the protein MEGIVMQGEVTSVDRSGNIVLDIESLTPSSDKCSGSPKMTKALSRKGSSRMERRNGEEQDADETTKKITKVVCYHLEQFKQSSVPNKTLIIVPTSANASISDAGDGRLRKFNHLTAINPRRILLLLASLSSMGTMILIYFTLAIYWRQSFS; this is encoded by the exons ATGGAGGGGATAGTAATGCAG GGTGAAGTTACCTCCGTGGATAGATCAGGAAACATAGTATTAGATATCGAGAGCCTCACACCGTCATCTGACAAGTGCTCTGGAAGCCCAAAGATGACT AAAGCTTTATCTCGTAAAGGATCATCCCGTATGGAGAGGCGGAATGGTGAGGAGCAAGATGCAGATGAGACAACCAAAAAGATTACTAAAG TGGTGTGCTATCAtctggagcagtttaagcagtccTCAGTGCCAAATAAAACTCTTATAATTGTACCTACTTCAGCGAATGCTTCTATTTCAGATGCTGGAGATGGAAGGCTTAGGAAGTTCAATCATTTGACAGCCATCAACCCCAGGAGAATCCTTCTCCTTTTGGCATCTTT GTCTAGCATGGGGACAATGATTCTTATATATTTCACACTTGCAATATATTGGCGACAAAGCTTTAGTTGA
- the LOC135653321 gene encoding uncharacterized protein LOC135653321 isoform X2, which produces MEGIVMQGEVTSVDRSGNIVLDIESLTPSSDKCSGSPKMTKALSRKGSSRMERRNGEEQDADETTKKITKVVCYHLEQFKQSSVPNKTLIIVPTSANASISDAGDGRLRKFNHLTAINPRRILLLLASFMSSAGGLLDI; this is translated from the exons ATGGAGGGGATAGTAATGCAG GGTGAAGTTACCTCCGTGGATAGATCAGGAAACATAGTATTAGATATCGAGAGCCTCACACCGTCATCTGACAAGTGCTCTGGAAGCCCAAAGATGACT AAAGCTTTATCTCGTAAAGGATCATCCCGTATGGAGAGGCGGAATGGTGAGGAGCAAGATGCAGATGAGACAACCAAAAAGATTACTAAAG TGGTGTGCTATCAtctggagcagtttaagcagtccTCAGTGCCAAATAAAACTCTTATAATTGTACCTACTTCAGCGAATGCTTCTATTTCAGATGCTGGAGATGGAAGGCTTAGGAAGTTCAATCATTTGACAGCCATCAACCCCAGGAGAATCCTTCTCCTTTTGGCATCTTT CATGAGCTCAGCAGGAGGTCTGTTGGACATCTGA